GGCCAATGTAATGAGAAAGCCGGTGGTGCCGGTACGGACCAGTCCATCGGCCATCGTTTGTAAAGCAACGGCGGAGGGGTCGTCTGAGAACAGAAGACCGCCTCCGCCGTATATTTGCAGATCAAGCAGGCCTGCAGAAATGTTGTAGCCTTTCAGGTCTGTGGTTTGAGCTTCCCTGGGTATGCTGACGGCTTCTGTCCATCCTTTTAAGATCCCGTCTTCTATCAATAGCGCCTTTCCTGTTATTTCCTCTTTGCCGGTGAAAAAAGTTCCGTTGACCAGTGCTGTCAGCATACTTTCGATGATTTTAGGTTATTGCGTCCACCCCGGATTTTGCACCAGTTCAACGCCCTTATCCTGATAAAGCTTGATCTGATCCAGTGGTAACGGGTTCAAATATACTTTATCTTCGGTAAAGACCCGTAATGTGGCGGTGCTTGGGGCGGGGATGATGTATCCTTCATCAGCGCCGGTCAGCGTCACGCCGGAGAGCCAGGTGCCGCCGGGGGGATCGGTCTTCAGCCATTCGGCACGGTTGATCCAGGCTCCCCTGTTGATATCCGGATTGGCCACCATATCCACATAATTGAGTTTTTTCCATCTGCGCAGGTCATCGAGCCGGTATCCTTCCATGGTCAGCTCCACGCGACGCTCACGGCGGATCTCCCAGATAAGCGGAGAAACGGTGGGGTCGCGTTCCGGATCGTCGTAGGTAACGCCGCCAACAGCAGGCAGGCCGCCTACCACCTCTAACGGCGGCAGTTTGGGATCGGTACCGCTCGGGCGGTTGCGCAATACATTGATGGATTTATCCAGATCGGCCTGTGTGAGCGTGCCCAGTTCCGCGCAGGCTTCCGCGTAGGTAACCAACACCTCTCCATAACGGATCACAGGGCCGTGGATGGGGTTGACATTGGACTGGCCTTCAGGTTTGTCCCGCAGATCGTCGTTCAGGAATTTCCAGGTGGCATAACCTGTGGTGCTTACCCCAAGCCTGTTATATCGACCAATAGAACCCTGGGGGCGCAGCTCGGGATTGAATGTGCCGAGCATTCTCGGGTCGCGGTTGGTACGTACTTCTTCATTTGTTTTGTCCCCGGCATATACAGTAGATATGCCAATAGGTCTGCCATCCGTGCAAAGATAGGACTCCATAAGGTCCTTATTCGGCCCGGTCTGTCCTTCTCCGTTCACATAGCTCATGAGCGCGTGCGTCAGCAAACCGGTAGCATACCGGCGGTACATGATCATCTCCTTATTGACAGCGAGGTCAAGCGAGTTGAATGATTCCCGGTAAGTATGCGAGAAGGAATATCCTCCATTAGTGATCACTTCATTAGCGGCCCATTTGGCGGCCTCCAGGTATTCATTGGCCTTGGCCTGGTTCTGTTCATGATATTTCTGCCAGGTGCCTTCGAACAGGAAGATCCTGCTCATATATGCGAGCACCACCCATTTGGTAACATTCAGCCCTTTGTCCCCGTCTGAGGCCCGGACGTTTGCCGCGGCA
This genomic stretch from Chitinophaga sp. XS-30 harbors:
- a CDS encoding RagB/SusD family nutrient uptake outer membrane protein: MKSKIYIVAALVVLFTACKKEFLERGPLDQMEDGNYWTNEKNVRTFAYGFYPTYFNAYGAAWTWGDYFYQGQSLNDDFGPTSPPQFTRVIPPSGGGWSFTLVRKANVMIDRVQRVPGLDDATRNHWSGIGRFFRGMAYHRLVKSFGDVPYYNRELLTTEETELYKPRDPRELVMDSVLADFQYAAANVRASDGDKGLNVTKWVVLAYMSRIFLFEGTWQKYHEQNQAKANEYLEAAKWAANEVITNGGYSFSHTYRESFNSLDLAVNKEMIMYRRYATGLLTHALMSYVNGEGQTGPNKDLMESYLCTDGRPIGISTVYAGDKTNEEVRTNRDPRMLGTFNPELRPQGSIGRYNRLGVSTTGYATWKFLNDDLRDKPEGQSNVNPIHGPVIRYGEVLVTYAEACAELGTLTQADLDKSINVLRNRPSGTDPKLPPLEVVGGLPAVGGVTYDDPERDPTVSPLIWEIRRERRVELTMEGYRLDDLRRWKKLNYVDMVANPDINRGAWINRAEWLKTDPPGGTWLSGVTLTGADEGYIIPAPSTATLRVFTEDKVYLNPLPLDQIKLYQDKGVELVQNPGWTQ